One segment of Fuscovulum ytuae DNA contains the following:
- a CDS encoding LysE family translocator has translation MTVTAYQLLLYAGGMAALWAVPGPVWVALTARALSGGMAGAWPLAVGVALGDLIWPLMAILGLTWVHSVYGDYLSVLRWVAAVIFLLMGVMLIRKPTATLNADSRLTKPGLWAGFSVGVAAVIGNPKAILFYMGALPGFFDLGALQTPDIIAIIAISAFVPMVGNLGLAWFLDRARRLLSSPAAVRRMNIGSGILLILVGLVIPFT, from the coding sequence ATGACCGTTACCGCCTACCAACTTCTTCTTTACGCAGGCGGCATGGCCGCACTCTGGGCCGTCCCCGGCCCCGTCTGGGTCGCCCTCACGGCCCGCGCTCTGTCGGGCGGCATGGCCGGGGCTTGGCCGCTTGCTGTGGGCGTGGCGCTGGGCGATCTGATCTGGCCCCTGATGGCGATCCTTGGTCTGACATGGGTCCACAGCGTCTATGGCGATTATCTGTCGGTCCTGCGCTGGGTCGCAGCTGTGATCTTCCTCTTGATGGGGGTCATGCTCATCCGCAAACCGACGGCCACGCTGAACGCCGACTCGCGCCTGACAAAACCGGGCCTCTGGGCAGGTTTCTCCGTCGGCGTCGCGGCCGTGATCGGCAACCCCAAGGCCATCCTTTTCTACATGGGCGCGCTGCCCGGTTTCTTTGACCTCGGCGCGTTGCAAACCCCAGACATCATCGCGATCATCGCCATTTCCGCCTTCGTTCCCATGGTCGGCAACCTTGGCCTTGCCTGGTTCCTTGACCGCGCGCGCCGCCTGCTTTCCAGCCCCGCAGCGGTCCGACGGATGAATATCGGTTCCGGCATTCTGCTTATCCTCGTCGGGCTGGTCATCCCCTTCACCTGA
- a CDS encoding VOC family protein, whose protein sequence is MTPQRITLITLGTRDLPTARAFYARFGWQEHLDSQPGVAFFQLHGQALALFGLTDLAKDQGRPDAPLGTGAVTLAQNFATEAEVDTAFAAALAAGATALKAPEKVFWGGYSGYWADPDGHVWEVAMNPFWPLSADGTLTLPDPK, encoded by the coding sequence ATGACGCCGCAGCGCATCACCCTCATCACGCTCGGCACCCGTGACCTGCCCACCGCCCGCGCCTTCTATGCCCGTTTCGGCTGGCAGGAACATCTCGATAGCCAGCCCGGCGTCGCCTTCTTCCAACTCCATGGCCAAGCGCTCGCCCTGTTCGGCCTGACCGATCTGGCCAAGGATCAGGGCCGCCCCGACGCCCCCCTTGGCACCGGGGCCGTCACCCTTGCGCAGAACTTCGCGACAGAGGCCGAGGTGGACACCGCCTTCGCCGCCGCCCTTGCGGCAGGGGCAACCGCGCTAAAGGCACCGGAAAAGGTGTTCTGGGGCGGCTATTCCGGCTATTGGGCCGATCCTGACGGCCATGTCTGGGAAGTGGCGATGAACCCCTTCTGGCCGCTTTCCGCTGACGGAACCCTCACCCTGCCCGATCCGAAATGA
- the recF gene encoding DNA replication/repair protein RecF (All proteins in this family for which functions are known are DNA-binding proteins that assist the filamentation of RecA onto DNA for the initiation of recombination or recombinational repair.), whose product MGGLTLSTLTLSHFRSHRAARLELDGRPVALSGPNGAGKTNILEAVSLLSPGRGLRRAATDELARKPDAIGWKIRAETTAPFHDLETFAEGGESRQTRIDGKAAPQVALARILRILWLVPAMDRLWIESAEGRRRFLDRTTLSFAPDHAEVVLTYEKAMRDRNRLLKDMVQDAHWYTALETQMAEAAAQITANRQHALARLAAAQAGAETAFPAADLSLIGPEGEDMPDDLAPALAANRRRDMAAGRTLLGPHRADLAAIYSAKGTPADQCSTGEQKALLISLILANARALAADLGTPPILLLDEVAAHLDQNRRAALYDEICALGAQALMTGTEPGLFDSLGNRAQSFTVAEEGGMSKVTET is encoded by the coding sequence GTGGGTGGCCTGACCCTCTCGACACTCACCCTCTCCCACTTCCGCAGCCACCGCGCCGCGCGGTTGGAGTTGGACGGGCGTCCCGTGGCCCTCTCTGGCCCCAACGGGGCGGGCAAAACCAACATATTAGAGGCCGTCTCCCTCCTCTCCCCCGGCCGTGGCCTGCGTCGCGCGGCAACGGATGAACTGGCCCGCAAACCTGATGCCATCGGCTGGAAAATCCGCGCCGAAACCACGGCCCCCTTCCACGATCTTGAAACCTTCGCCGAAGGCGGTGAGTCGCGTCAGACCCGCATCGACGGCAAGGCCGCGCCCCAAGTGGCGCTCGCCCGCATCCTGCGCATCCTCTGGCTGGTCCCCGCGATGGACAGGCTTTGGATCGAATCCGCCGAAGGTCGCCGCCGCTTCCTTGATCGCACAACCCTCAGCTTCGCCCCGGATCACGCCGAGGTGGTGCTGACCTACGAAAAAGCCATGCGCGACCGCAACCGCCTGCTCAAGGACATGGTGCAGGACGCGCATTGGTACACCGCGTTGGAAACCCAGATGGCCGAGGCGGCCGCCCAGATCACCGCCAACCGCCAGCACGCACTTGCCCGCCTCGCCGCCGCGCAGGCCGGGGCGGAAACGGCCTTCCCCGCCGCCGACCTGTCGCTGATCGGGCCAGAGGGTGAGGATATGCCCGACGACCTCGCCCCCGCCCTTGCCGCCAACCGCCGCCGCGACATGGCCGCCGGGCGCACGCTTCTTGGCCCACATCGCGCCGATCTGGCCGCCATCTACAGCGCCAAGGGCACACCCGCCGACCAATGTTCCACCGGGGAACAGAAGGCGCTCCTGATCTCGCTCATCCTTGCCAATGCCCGGGCTTTGGCCGCCGATCTTGGCACCCCGCCCATCCTTTTGCTGGACGAGGTCGCCGCTCATCTGGATCAGAACCGCCGCGCCGCGCTTTATGATGAAATCTGCGCCCTCGGCGCGCAGGCCCTGATGACAGGCACGGAACCCGGCCTGTTTGACAGTCTGGGAAACAGGGCGCAAAGCTTCACCGTCGCCGAAGAGGGCGGCATGTCCAAGGTCACCGAAACATGA
- the dnaN gene encoding DNA polymerase III subunit beta, which yields MKLSIERGTLLKALAQAQSVVERRNTIPILANVLIEADGAQVSFRATDLDIEVVDRAPAMVERAGATTVSAVMLHEIVRKLPDGALVNLSEDSASGRLTITAGRSTFSLATLPKEDFPVMASSEYTTNFSAKAGELRRLFDKAKFAISTEETRYYLNGVYMHTATGEDGPVLRCVATDGHRLARIDAPLPEGAQGMAGVIVPRKTVGELRKLLDEDDAAIAVSVSETKVRFATPAITLTSKVIDGTFPDYTRVIPTQNTRRLEVDASEFAKAVDRVATVSSERSRAVKLSLDEDRLILSVNAPDSGAAEEELAVAYGDERLEIGFNAKYLLEIASQVDRENAVFLFNSSGDPTLMREGNDTSAVYVVMPMRV from the coding sequence ATGAAACTCTCGATCGAACGCGGCACGCTGCTCAAGGCCTTGGCGCAGGCGCAATCCGTCGTGGAACGCCGCAACACCATCCCGATCCTTGCCAATGTGCTGATCGAGGCGGATGGCGCACAGGTCAGTTTCCGCGCCACCGATCTGGATATCGAAGTGGTCGACCGCGCCCCAGCCATGGTGGAACGCGCCGGTGCCACCACAGTATCCGCCGTGATGCTGCATGAAATCGTCCGCAAACTCCCCGACGGCGCGTTGGTGAACCTGTCCGAAGACAGCGCCTCTGGCCGCCTGACGATCACGGCAGGCCGCTCCACCTTCAGCCTTGCCACGCTGCCGAAGGAAGACTTCCCCGTTATGGCCTCGTCGGAATACACGACGAACTTCTCGGCCAAGGCCGGCGAATTGCGCCGCCTCTTCGACAAGGCGAAATTCGCAATTTCAACCGAGGAAACAAGGTATTACCTGAACGGCGTCTATATGCACACCGCCACCGGTGAAGACGGCCCCGTCCTGCGCTGCGTCGCGACCGATGGCCACCGCCTCGCCCGCATCGACGCCCCCCTGCCGGAAGGCGCGCAGGGCATGGCGGGCGTGATCGTCCCGCGCAAGACGGTGGGCGAGCTTCGCAAACTCCTCGACGAAGACGATGCTGCCATCGCCGTCTCGGTCAGCGAAACCAAGGTCCGCTTCGCCACCCCGGCCATCACCCTGACGTCCAAGGTCATCGACGGTACCTTCCCCGATTACACCCGCGTCATCCCCACCCAAAACACCCGTCGGCTTGAGGTGGACGCCTCCGAATTCGCCAAGGCCGTCGACCGTGTCGCCACCGTCTCCTCCGAACGCTCGCGCGCCGTGAAACTCTCGCTCGACGAAGACCGCCTGATCCTCTCCGTCAACGCCCCCGACTCGGGCGCCGCCGAAGAGGAACTCGCCGTTGCCTATGGCGATGAACGGCTGGAAATTGGCTTCAACGCCAAATACTTGCTCGAAATCGCCAGCCAGGTTGACCGCGAGAATGCCGTCTTCCTCTTCAATTCCTCCGGCGACCCCACCCTCATGCGCGAAGGCAACGACACCAGCGCAGTCTATGTCGTCATGCCGATGCGGGTGTGA
- the dnaA gene encoding chromosomal replication initiator protein DnaA — MTNETWGLVREELIKRVGRTNYATWIEPLKLSHLRNGVARFEVPTSFFGDWVNRNFADHIRAQLNTAGAQVERVEFTVSSRPAAPVAAPTAPAAAPKAKPARTAETEDMPGAPLDARFTFDSFVVGKPNELAHAAARRVAEGGPVTFNPLFLYGGVGLGKTHLMHAIAHELQTRQPHLRVLYLSAEQFMYRFVQALRERQIMDFKELFRSVDVLMVDDVQFIAGKDSTQEEFFHTFNALVDQNKQIVISADRAPGEIKDLEDRIKSRLQCGLVVDLHPTDYELRLGILQQKVEQYRNQYKGLAISGGVLEFLAHRITTNVRVLEGALTRLFAFASLVGREITLELAQDCLADILRASDRKLTIEEIQRKVAEHYNIRLSDMIGPKRVRTIARPRQIAMYLAKQLTPRSLPEIGRRFGGRDHTTIMHGVRKIEELMATDSQLNDDLQMLRRLLQG; from the coding sequence ATGACGAACGAGACTTGGGGTTTGGTCCGCGAGGAACTGATCAAGAGGGTAGGCCGCACCAACTACGCAACCTGGATCGAACCGCTGAAACTCTCGCACCTCCGCAATGGTGTGGCGCGATTCGAGGTGCCGACGTCTTTCTTCGGTGACTGGGTCAACCGCAACTTCGCCGATCACATCCGCGCCCAGCTGAACACGGCAGGCGCGCAGGTGGAACGTGTCGAATTCACCGTGTCCAGCCGCCCCGCCGCCCCGGTCGCCGCACCCACGGCACCCGCCGCCGCGCCCAAAGCCAAACCTGCCCGCACCGCCGAAACCGAAGATATGCCCGGCGCGCCGCTGGATGCCCGTTTCACCTTTGACAGCTTTGTCGTGGGCAAGCCCAACGAACTCGCCCATGCCGCCGCCCGCCGTGTCGCCGAAGGCGGCCCCGTCACTTTCAACCCGCTGTTCCTTTATGGCGGCGTGGGTCTGGGTAAGACGCACCTGATGCATGCCATCGCGCATGAACTGCAAACCCGCCAGCCGCATCTGCGCGTGCTTTACCTCTCGGCCGAACAGTTCATGTATCGCTTCGTGCAGGCGCTCCGCGAACGTCAGATCATGGATTTCAAGGAACTCTTCCGTTCCGTCGATGTCCTGATGGTTGATGACGTGCAATTCATCGCAGGCAAGGACAGCACACAGGAAGAATTCTTCCACACCTTCAACGCGCTGGTTGATCAGAACAAGCAGATCGTCATCTCCGCCGACCGCGCACCGGGCGAGATTAAGGATCTCGAAGATCGCATCAAATCCCGCCTGCAATGCGGGCTGGTGGTCGATCTTCATCCCACCGATTACGAACTCCGCCTCGGCATCCTTCAACAGAAGGTGGAACAGTATCGCAATCAATATAAGGGCCTCGCCATTTCGGGTGGCGTGTTGGAATTCCTCGCCCATCGCATCACGACAAATGTCCGCGTGCTGGAAGGCGCGCTGACCCGCCTCTTCGCTTTCGCCTCCCTCGTGGGGCGCGAGATTACGCTGGAACTGGCGCAGGACTGTCTGGCCGATATCCTCCGCGCCTCGGACCGCAAGCTCACGATCGAAGAGATTCAGCGCAAGGTCGCCGAACATTACAACATCCGCCTGTCCGACATGATCGGGCCAAAGCGCGTCCGCACCATCGCCCGCCCGCGCCAGATCGCCATGTATCTGGCCAAGCAGCTGACGCCCCGCTCGCTTCCTGAAATCGGCCGTCGCTTTGGTGGGCGCGACCACACGACCATCATGCATGGCGTTCGCAAGATCGAAGAACTGATGGCCACCGACAGCCAGCTCAACGACGATCTGCAAATGCTCCGCCGTCTGTTGCAGGGCTGA
- the rpsT gene encoding 30S ribosomal protein S20: protein MANTAQSKKRARQSETRFAINKARRSRIRTFVRKVEEAIASGNAEAALAALRAAQPELDRGVTKGVLHANTVARKMSRLAARAKALATPAS from the coding sequence ATGGCAAATACCGCCCAGTCCAAAAAGCGCGCGCGCCAGTCCGAAACCCGCTTCGCGATCAACAAGGCCCGCCGCTCGCGCATCCGCACCTTCGTCCGCAAGGTCGAAGAGGCGATCGCATCGGGCAATGCCGAAGCCGCCCTCGCCGCCCTGCGCGCCGCCCAGCCGGAACTGGACCGCGGCGTGACCAAGGGCGTGCTGCACGCCAACACCGTGGCGCGCAAGATGTCGCGCCTCGCCGCCCGCGCCAAGGCATTGGCCACCCCGGCCTCCTAA
- a CDS encoding enoyl-CoA hydratase: MAYDTLIVEIEDYTALIRLNRPEALNALNARLMQELAQAITAADRNDKIRCIVLTGTEKAFAAGADVKEMAEKTFTDVYFDDLFAAEADAIARCRKPLIAAVSGYCLGGGCELAMMCDFIIAADTAKFGQPEINLGIVAGMGGTQRLTRAIGKAKAMDMNLTGRFMDAAEAERAGLISRIVPAKDLVTETLKIAGKIAEKSALTAMLVKESVNRAFETTLSEGIRFERRMFNAAFASEDQKEGMAAFMEKRQPQFRDR, from the coding sequence ATGGCCTATGACACCCTGATCGTCGAGATCGAGGATTACACCGCCCTCATCCGCCTCAACCGCCCCGAGGCGCTCAATGCCCTCAACGCGCGGCTGATGCAGGAACTCGCACAGGCCATCACCGCCGCCGACCGCAACGACAAGATCCGTTGCATCGTCCTCACCGGGACGGAAAAGGCCTTCGCCGCTGGCGCCGACGTAAAGGAGATGGCCGAGAAAACCTTTACCGACGTCTATTTCGACGACCTCTTCGCCGCCGAGGCCGACGCCATCGCCCGCTGCCGCAAACCCCTCATCGCCGCCGTGTCGGGCTACTGCCTTGGTGGTGGCTGCGAATTGGCCATGATGTGTGATTTCATCATCGCCGCCGACACTGCCAAATTCGGCCAGCCCGAAATCAACCTCGGCATCGTCGCGGGCATGGGCGGCACCCAACGCCTCACCCGCGCCATAGGCAAGGCCAAGGCGATGGACATGAACCTGACAGGCCGCTTCATGGACGCGGCCGAGGCCGAACGTGCAGGCCTGATCAGCCGCATCGTCCCAGCCAAGGACCTTGTCACCGAAACCCTGAAAATCGCGGGCAAGATCGCCGAAAAATCCGCCCTCACCGCGATGCTCGTGAAGGAATCGGTCAACCGCGCCTTTGAAACCACCCTCTCCGAAGGCATCCGCTTCGAACGCCGTATGTTCAACGCCGCCTTCGCCTCCGAAGATCAGAAGGAAGGCATGGCCGCCTTCATGGAAAAGCGCCAACCGCAATTCCGCGACCGGTGA
- the mutM gene encoding bifunctional DNA-formamidopyrimidine glycosylase/DNA-(apurinic or apyrimidinic site) lyase yields MPELPEVETVRRGLLPAMEGRRITRAQVNRPDLRWPFPPRMADRLTGARILSLRRRSKYILADLSTDETLLIHLGMSGRMLISSPAGRETLGEWHHHHPAPAKHDHVILDMEDGTRITFNDARRFGAMDLMPTATAEAHPLLAQLGPEPLGNAFDEPYLAARLKGRNTPIKSALLDQHIVAGLGNIYVCETLYRARIHPARKAARISAARAATLVPLIRDVLAEAITAGGSSLRDYRQADGELGYFQHSFQVYGREGEPCVTPGCTATIRRIVQSGRSSFFCPTCQR; encoded by the coding sequence ATGCCCGAACTGCCCGAGGTTGAAACCGTCCGCCGTGGCCTGCTTCCCGCGATGGAAGGCCGCCGCATCACCCGCGCCCAGGTCAACCGCCCCGATCTGCGTTGGCCCTTCCCGCCCCGGATGGCAGACCGCCTGACGGGCGCGCGCATTCTATCCTTGCGCCGCCGCTCCAAATATATCCTCGCCGACCTGTCCACCGACGAGACACTCCTTATCCATCTCGGCATGTCAGGCCGCATGCTGATCTCCTCTCCGGCAGGTCGCGAAACCTTGGGCGAATGGCACCACCACCACCCCGCTCCCGCCAAACACGATCATGTTATCCTTGATATGGAAGATGGCACCCGCATCACTTTCAACGATGCCCGCCGCTTCGGCGCGATGGACCTTATGCCCACCGCCACCGCCGAGGCCCACCCGCTTCTGGCGCAACTCGGCCCCGAGCCGCTGGGCAACGCCTTCGATGAACCCTATCTCGCCGCCCGGCTGAAGGGCCGCAATACCCCCATCAAATCCGCCCTGCTCGACCAGCACATCGTCGCGGGCTTGGGTAACATCTATGTCTGCGAAACCCTCTACCGCGCCCGCATCCACCCCGCGCGCAAGGCCGCCCGCATCAGCGCAGCCCGCGCCGCCACCCTCGTCCCCCTGATCCGCGACGTTCTGGCCGAGGCGATCACCGCCGGCGGCTCGTCCTTGCGCGACTACCGGCAGGCCGATGGCGAACTTGGCTATTTCCAGCACAGCTTCCAAGTTTACGGCCGCGAAGGCGAACCCTGCGTCACCCCCGGCTGCACCGCCACCATCCGCCGCATCGTGCAATCGGGCCGGTCTTCCTTCTTCTGCCCCACCTGCCAGCGATGA
- the ubiE gene encoding bifunctional demethylmenaquinone methyltransferase/2-methoxy-6-polyprenyl-1,4-benzoquinol methylase UbiE: protein MSEERDGTTHFGFQTVPEAEKAGMVHGVFTRVASRYDIMNDLMSGGVHRLWKDAMMDWLAPRPGQRLLDVAGGTGDIAFRFLKRAPSASAVVLDMTESMLVAGRKRAEAERQAERLDWVVGDAMALPFPDNSFDVYTISFGIRNVTRVQDALNEAYRVLKPGGRLMVLEFSQIPNDLMQKVYDAYSFNVIPVMGQIVAKDRDSYQYLVESIRKFPDQETFAGMIRKAGFGQVKYRNLSLGIAALHSGWKI, encoded by the coding sequence ATGAGCGAAGAACGCGACGGCACCACGCATTTCGGCTTTCAGACCGTGCCGGAGGCCGAGAAGGCCGGGATGGTGCATGGCGTCTTTACCCGGGTGGCCAGCCGCTATGACATCATGAATGATCTGATGTCGGGGGGCGTTCACCGTCTGTGGAAGGATGCGATGATGGACTGGCTGGCCCCACGGCCGGGTCAGCGCCTGCTGGATGTGGCAGGGGGGACGGGGGATATCGCGTTCCGGTTCCTGAAACGCGCGCCGTCGGCATCGGCGGTGGTGTTGGACATGACCGAATCCATGCTGGTGGCGGGCCGAAAGCGGGCCGAGGCAGAGCGGCAGGCGGAGCGGTTGGATTGGGTGGTGGGTGATGCGATGGCCCTGCCCTTCCCTGACAATTCCTTTGACGTTTACACAATCAGCTTTGGCATAAGGAACGTGACGCGGGTGCAGGATGCGCTGAACGAGGCGTATCGGGTTCTAAAGCCCGGCGGGCGGTTGATGGTGCTGGAGTTCAGCCAGATTCCGAATGACCTGATGCAGAAGGTCTATGACGCCTATTCCTTCAATGTGATCCCGGTGATGGGCCAGATCGTAGCGAAGGATCGGGACAGCTATCAGTATCTGGTCGAGTCGATCCGCAAATTCCCGGATCAGGAGACATTCGCGGGCATGATCCGCAAGGCGGGTTTTGGGCAGGTGAAATATCGCAACCTGTCTTTGGGCATCGCGGCGCTGCATTCGGGTTGGAAGATCTGA
- the ubiB gene encoding 2-polyprenylphenol 6-hydroxylase produces the protein MRGPHNIWRLIRTGATLERTGAMAVVLEAFRAPPSIRIAARLLGWPFKWLGLKGDPALPPATRALTALGPAYIKFGQILSTRPDIVGEELSQQLKYLQDQLPPFPRTVAKKMIEAELELPVDQVFSEFSEPVAAASIAQVHRARLADTGEEVAVKVLRPGIERAFRKDIDAFYLIARTIEIVAPQTRRLRPMDVIAHFEGVVMGELDLRLESSAAAEFAANTEKDEGFRVPKPIWFLSGKTVMTLGWAEGIGMNDNAAIDAAGHDRNALGARVLSLFLNHALRDGFFHADMHQGNLKVGADGAIIAYDFGIMGRIDEYTRRVYAEILMGFIRKDYRRVAEVHFEAGYVPADRDIDEFARALRAVGEPIFGMDASRISMARLLAYLFEVTERFGMQTRTELILLQRTMVVVEGVARSLDPHINIWQVAKPVVESYVARNVGPAALLRDLVLTARVLSRFGPKLPRMVEAALIAQADPPKPLAPPRRRSRWYLIPLGAAVFAAGIGLGSFL, from the coding sequence ATGAGGGGGCCGCATAATATCTGGCGCCTGATCCGCACGGGCGCGACGCTGGAACGCACCGGGGCGATGGCCGTGGTGCTTGAGGCGTTTCGGGCACCGCCGTCGATTCGGATCGCGGCGCGGCTGCTTGGCTGGCCGTTCAAATGGCTGGGGTTGAAGGGTGATCCGGCGCTGCCGCCTGCGACGCGGGCGCTGACGGCGCTGGGTCCGGCTTATATCAAGTTCGGGCAGATCCTTTCCACGCGGCCCGACATCGTGGGCGAGGAACTGTCGCAGCAGTTGAAATATCTGCAGGACCAGTTGCCGCCTTTCCCGCGCACTGTGGCCAAGAAGATGATCGAGGCGGAGCTTGAGCTGCCCGTCGATCAGGTGTTTTCGGAATTTTCCGAGCCCGTGGCGGCGGCGTCCATCGCGCAGGTGCATCGGGCGCGGCTGGCGGATACGGGGGAAGAGGTTGCGGTCAAGGTGCTGCGCCCCGGGATCGAGCGGGCGTTTCGTAAGGATATCGATGCCTTTTACCTGATCGCGCGCACGATCGAGATCGTGGCCCCGCAGACGCGGCGGCTGCGCCCCATGGATGTGATCGCCCATTTCGAGGGCGTGGTGATGGGCGAGTTGGACTTGCGGCTGGAATCCTCGGCCGCGGCCGAGTTCGCGGCGAATACGGAAAAGGATGAAGGGTTTCGGGTGCCGAAGCCGATCTGGTTCCTGTCGGGCAAGACGGTGATGACGCTGGGATGGGCGGAAGGCATCGGGATGAATGACAACGCCGCAATCGATGCGGCGGGGCATGATCGCAATGCGCTGGGGGCGCGGGTGCTTTCGCTGTTCCTGAACCATGCGCTGCGGGATGGGTTCTTTCACGCCGACATGCATCAGGGGAACCTGAAGGTGGGGGCGGATGGGGCGATTATCGCCTATGATTTCGGGATCATGGGGCGGATCGACGAATATACCCGCCGAGTCTATGCCGAGATCCTGATGGGGTTCATCCGCAAGGATTATCGCCGTGTGGCCGAGGTGCATTTCGAGGCAGGTTATGTGCCTGCGGATCGGGATATCGACGAATTCGCGCGGGCTTTGCGGGCGGTGGGCGAGCCGATCTTTGGCATGGATGCCAGCCGGATTTCGATGGCACGGCTGCTGGCCTATCTGTTTGAGGTGACAGAACGGTTCGGGATGCAGACGCGGACGGAGTTGATCCTGTTGCAACGGACGATGGTGGTGGTGGAAGGTGTGGCACGATCGCTCGATCCGCATATCAACATTTGGCAGGTCGCGAAGCCGGTGGTGGAAAGCTATGTCGCGCGGAATGTGGGGCCTGCGGCGCTGCTGCGTGATCTGGTGTTGACGGCGCGGGTTCTGTCGCGGTTCGGGCCAAAGCTGCCGCGGATGGTGGAGGCGGCGCTGATCGCGCAGGCGGACCCGCCGAAGCCGTTGGCGCCGCCACGGCGGCGGTCGCGGTGGTATCTGATCCCGCTGGGGGCTGCGGTCTTTGCGGCGGGGATCGGGCTGGGGTCGTTTCTTTAG
- a CDS encoding phosphotransferase family protein: protein MPHDPATAALARLLPAQAAWEPLPGGRTNRLWRIGPLVLKRHDPAAASPLFPNDPQAEARALALFSPHALAPRLRASGDDWLIYDHVDGTPWRGDPAPVARMLHRLHMTPVPQGTFRPLPNGSAAILADAARFAPQDLLPPPDPQLPPIPPRPVHADPVPGNILATAQGPLLIDWQCPGLGDPAEDLATLASPAMMWLYTGAKPPEGWAEAILNAYPDQAIADRTRTLLPLYHWRIRAHCAWKAARGDADYATAFSIA, encoded by the coding sequence ATGCCGCACGACCCCGCCACAGCCGCCCTCGCCCGCCTCCTTCCCGCCCAAGCGGCATGGGAACCGCTGCCCGGTGGCCGCACCAACCGCCTTTGGCGCATCGGGCCCCTTGTCCTGAAACGCCACGACCCGGCCGCCGCCAGCCCCCTTTTCCCGAACGACCCGCAGGCCGAGGCGCGCGCCCTTGCCCTCTTTTCCCCCCATGCCCTCGCCCCCCGCCTGCGCGCGTCGGGCGATGACTGGCTCATCTATGACCATGTGGATGGCACGCCTTGGCGCGGCGATCCTGCCCCCGTCGCCCGCATGCTGCACCGCCTGCACATGACCCCCGTCCCACAAGGCACCTTCCGCCCCCTGCCCAATGGCAGCGCCGCCATCCTTGCCGATGCCGCCCGCTTCGCGCCACAAGACCTGCTCCCGCCCCCCGATCCGCAGCTTCCCCCCATCCCGCCGCGCCCCGTCCATGCCGACCCCGTCCCCGGCAACATCCTTGCCACGGCGCAGGGCCCATTGCTGATCGATTGGCAATGCCCCGGCCTCGGCGACCCAGCCGAAGACCTTGCCACCCTCGCCTCTCCGGCCATGATGTGGCTCTATACCGGCGCAAAACCGCCCGAAGGCTGGGCCGAGGCGATCCTGAACGCATACCCCGATCAGGCCATCGCAGACCGGACCCGAACGCTCCTTCCGCTGTATCACTGGCGCATCCGCGCCCATTGCGCGTGGAAGGCGGCGCGCGGCGATGCCGATTACGCCACCGCTTTCAGCATCGCCTAA
- a CDS encoding flagellar hook capping FlgD N-terminal domain-containing protein — MDITTNPLSAAQRPAQGGNAPAAITSDFTTFLKMLTTQLQNQDPLNPLDSTDFALQLATFSGVEQQVQTNSLITGLSSQLGFMNLAQLSGWIGKEARTTADVHFDGSPVTLFPEPAAAADQAVLVIRDMAGSVLARETLPLSGGAYQWLGADATGSPLPKGRYSLTVESSRGDAVIATDPVASFAPIEEARRDGNSVLLILKGGVEVAEKDVLALRDG, encoded by the coding sequence TTGGACATCACAACCAATCCCCTCTCCGCCGCGCAGCGCCCTGCGCAAGGCGGCAATGCCCCCGCAGCGATCACTTCGGATTTCACCACCTTCCTCAAGATGCTGACGACGCAGTTGCAGAATCAGGATCCACTCAACCCGCTCGACTCCACTGATTTCGCACTGCAACTGGCCACCTTTTCGGGGGTGGAACAGCAGGTGCAAACGAACAGCCTGATCACGGGTCTTTCTTCGCAGCTGGGCTTCATGAACCTTGCACAACTCTCCGGCTGGATCGGGAAAGAGGCGCGCACCACCGCCGATGTCCATTTCGACGGCAGCCCGGTCACCCTTTTCCCCGAACCCGCCGCCGCCGCCGATCAGGCCGTCCTCGTCATTCGCGACATGGCCGGGTCAGTTCTGGCCCGTGAAACCCTGCCCCTGTCAGGCGGCGCCTATCAATGGCTGGGTGCCGATGCCACGGGTTCCCCCCTGCCCAAAGGCCGCTACAGCCTGACCGTCGAAAGCAGCCGGGGTGATGCCGTCATCGCCACCGACCCCGTAGCCAGCTTCGCCCCCATCGAAGAGGCGCGGCGCGATGGAAATTCCGTCCTCCTTATCCTCAAAGGCGGGGTTGAGGTGGCCGAAAAGGACGTCCTCGCCCTGCGCGATGGCTGA